One Camelina sativa cultivar DH55 chromosome 3, Cs, whole genome shotgun sequence genomic window carries:
- the LOC104760103 gene encoding protein SENESCENCE-ASSOCIATED GENE 21, mitochondrial-like has product MARSLSNAKILSVFVSKKLSNAVFRRGFAAVAKTTSEVSVSSGENASSAVMKNKVVEASSEKAPWVPDPKTGYYRPETVSEEIDPAELRAVLLNNKQ; this is encoded by the exons ATGGCTCGTTCTCTCTCCAACGCTAAGATCCTCTCTGTCTTCGTTTCCAAAAAGCTCTCAAACGCAGTTTTCAG AAGAGGGTTCGCCGCCGTAGCCAAAACAACGTCAGAGGTGAGCGTTTCGAGCGGTGAAAACGCTTCTTCTGCCGTGATGAAGAACAAAGTTGTGGAAGCCTCAAGCGAGAAGGCGCCATGGGTTCCAGACCCTAAAACCGGTTATTACAGACCAGAAACCGTTTCTGAAGAGATCGACCCGGCTGAGCTACGAGCTGTTCTCTTGAACAACAagcaataa
- the LOC104760107 gene encoding beta-glucosidase 11-like — protein MKLLNNSLTVLPLLALAFTAVSSVQYGRNDFPPDFVFGSGTSAYQVEGAANEDGRTPSIWDVFAHAGHSGVAAADVACDQYHKYKEDVKLMADIGLEAYKFSISWSRLLPSGRGPVNPKGLQYYNNLIDELITHGIQPHVTLHHFDLPQALEDEYGGWLSQESVRDFTAYANTCFKEFGDRVSHWTTINEVNVFALGGYDAGITPPARCSPPFGLNCSNGNSSIEPYIAVHNILLAHASATNLYKKQYKLLLLSVFFFSLPVSHMHCIVFSSASISSSFITQDKQHGSVGISVYAYGVVPLTNSVEDKQATARVNDFYIGWILHPLVFGDYPETMKTNVGSRLPAFTKEESEQIKGAFDFVGVINYMTIYVKDNSSSLKPNLQDFITDMAAELTLFRNTSFENEHANTPWSLQQILLYIKESYKNPPVYILENGQVTPHNSSLEDTTRIKYLSSYIEAVLHSLRKGSNVKGYFQWSLMDVFELFGGYEKSYGLYYVDFKDPNLKRTPKLSAHWYSSFLTGTLHQPSHASS, from the exons atgaaactGTTGAACAATAGTCTCACGGTCCTTCCTCTGTTGGCTTTGGCTTTTACCGCAGTCTCGTCCGTCCAATACGGCAGAAATGACTTCCCACCAGACTTTGTCTTTGGGTCTGGCACATCAGCTTATCAG GTGGAAGGAGCTGCTAACGAAGATGGGAGAACTCCTAGCATTTGGGATGTTTTTGCTCATGCCG GACACTCGGGAGTAGCAGCTGCAGATGTTGCGTGTGACCAATATCACAAATACAAG GAAGATGTGAAGCTCATGGCAGACATAGGATTGGAGGCTTATAAATTTTCCATATCATGGTCAAGGCTTTTACCAA GTGGAAGAGGACCAGTCAATCCCAAGGGGCTACAATACTACAACAATCTTATAGATGAATTGATCACTCATG GAATCCAGCCACACGTTACATTGCACCACTTTGATCTTCCACAGGCCCTAGAAGATGAATATGGAGGTTGGCTCAGCCAAGAAAGCGT GAGAGACTTCACAGCTTATGCAAATACTTGCTTCAAGGAGTTTGGAGATAGAGTGTCACACTGGACTACTATAAATGAGGTCAATGTGTTTGCCCTTGGAGGGTATGACGCCGGTATAACACCGCCTGCTCGATGCTCTCCTCCATTTGGACTTAATTGTTCCAATGGAAACTCTTCCATTGAACCTTACATTGCCGTACACAATATTTTGCTAGCACATGCTTCTGCTACAAACTTATACAAGAAACAGtacaagcttcttcttctctctgttttttttttctctcttcctgtCTCTCATATGCATTGCATTGTCTTTAGCTCAGCTAGTATCTCCTCTTCATTCATTACACAGGACAAGCAGCATGGATCAGTAGGCATTAGCGTATACGCATACGGTGTTGTCCCTTTAACTAACTCTGTAGAGGATAAGCAGGCAACAGCTAGAGTGAATGACTTCTATATTGGTTG GATTTTACATCCGCTGGTGTTTGGTGATTATCCTGAGACGATGAAGACCAACGTTGGGTCTCGATTGCCAGCTTTTACAAAGGAGGAGTCAGAACAGATTAAGGGCGCGTTCGATTTCGTAGGAGTGATAAATTACATGACAATTTACGTCAAGGACAACTCTTCCTCTCTGAAACCAAATCTCCAGGATTTCATCACAGACATGGCTGCGGAACTGACGC TGTTTAGAAACACATCATTCGAGAATGAG CATGCAAACACACCATGGAGTCTGCAACAAATACTTTTGTATATCAAAGAATCTTATAAAAACCCTCCGGTCTATATCTTAGAGaatg GTCAGGTGACTCCTCACAACTCATCACTTGAGGACACAACGAGGATTAAGTATCTgagctcatacattgaagcagTGCTTCATTCACTCAG GAAAGGATCGAACGTAAAAGGGTATTTTCAGTGGTCGTTGATGGATGTGTTTGAGCTATTTGGTGGGTACGAGAAGAGCTATGGATTGTATTACGTGGACTTCAAGGATCCTAATCTTAAGAGGACCCCTAAACTCTCTGCTCACTGGTACTCTTCCTTCCTCACGGGAACACTGCACCAGCCATCGCATGCTTCATCTTGA
- the LOC104760105 gene encoding serine/arginine-rich-splicing factor SR34 isoform X3, which yields MSSRSSRTVYVGNLPGDIREREVEDLFSKYGPVVQIDLKVPPRPPGYAFVEFDDARDAEDAIHGRDGYDFDGHRLRVELAHGGRRSTDDSRGSFNGGGRGGGRGRGDGRGDGGSRGPSRRSEFRVLVTGLPSSASWQDLKDHMRKGGDVCFSQVYRDGRGTTGVVDYTCYEDMKYAVKKLDDTEFRNAFSHGYVRVREYGSRKDSRSPSRGRSYSRSRSRSRSRGRSLSRSRSRSRSRSPKAKSSRRSPAKSTSRSPGPRSKSRSLSPRRSRSRSRSPLPPVQKEASKSPSKPSPAKSPINNTRSPSR from the exons ATGAGCAGCCGTTCGAGTAGAACTGTGTATGTCGGAAACCTTCCTGGAGATATCCGCGAGAGAGAGGTTGAAGATTTGTTCAGTAAG TATGGACCAGTTGTTCAAATTGATTTGAAGGTCCCGCCAAGGCCTCCTGGCTATGCCTTCGTTGAG TTTGATGATGCTCGGGATGCTGAAGATGCTATTCATGGTCGGGATGGCTATGACTTTGATGGCCATCGCTTACGG GTGGAACTAGCTCATGGTGGGAGGCGTTCAACAGATGATTCTCGGGGTAGTTTCAATGGTGGTGGCCGTGGTGGTGGTCGTGGCCGCGGTGATGGCCGTGGTGATGGTGGTAGTCGTGGGCCATCTAGGAGATCAGAGTTTCGTG TTCTGGTGACAGGCTTGCCTTCATCGGCTTCTTGGCAAGATCTCAAG GATCACATGCGCAAAGGAGGGGATGTTTGTTTCTCACAAGTGTACCGTGATGGTAGAG GTACCACTGGAGTTGTGGATTACACCTGCTATGAGGACATGAAGTATGCG GTGAAAAAGCTCGATGACACAGAGTTTCGAAACGCGTTTTCTCATGGATATGTTCGG GTTAGAGAATATGGTTCGAGGAAGGATTCTAGGAGCCCTAGCCGGGGAAGATCCTATTCTAGGAGTCGTAGTCGCAGCCGCAGCCGTGGGCGGAGCTTGAGCCGAAGCAGGAGCAGGAGCAGGAGCAGGAGTCCAAAGGCAAAGTCTTCACGTAGGTCGCCTGCAAAATCTACCTCAAGATCTCCTGGCCCCCGCTCAAAGTCAAGGTCTTTGTCTCCAAGAAG ATCTCGTTCAAGATCAAGATCTCCCCTACCTCCT GTTCAGAAGGAAGCAAGCAAAAGCCCCAGCAAGCCAAGCCCTGCCAAGAGCCCTATCAACAACACTAGGAGTCCATCGAG GTAA
- the LOC104760106 gene encoding uncharacterized protein LOC104760106, with amino-acid sequence MSPKHLELSQSSVESCTLHLLSWRPFQTTAVPKTLDSTTEPPHKTYDSHSTPKRPCLSDRSTAFSIEAFSRLSIADVDNSGVKSSYTRGGFRPVERKRRRRGSRSVSGRSSDRSGTLRCCSVNAQVTTCSEFQFAVGGTTDSSGELFCEANWSSDVSEAARNSRRDRDFGEKEGGFGLGFGIGIGVVESMGNESGYGSEPGYRGDAEIGYGDEFDEEEEDSKPLFWGDTESSKEICDGEKKFSDKKSHYRCRRGRRNDYNKAVDFMTHDISLLHLQPHRFDQNNGASSGEGCQTRVR; translated from the exons atgtctCCAAAACATCTGGAATTGTCACAAAGCTCCGTGGAGTCTTGCACCTTACATCTTCTCTCATGGCGGCCGTTTCAAACCACCGCTGTTCCCAAAACCCTGGATTCAACAACAGAGCCGCCACACAAAACGTATGACTCTCACTCCACTCCCAAACGCCCTTGTCTCTCCGACCGATCCACCGCTTTCTCCATCGAAGCTTTTAGCCGCCTCTCGATAGCAGACGTGGACAACAGTGGAGTGAAATCGAGTTACACGAGAGGAGGTTTCAGGCCAGTGGAGAGAAAACGGCGTCGTCGTGGGTCGAGATCGGTTTCTGGTCGAAGTAGTGATCGGAGCGGGACTCTTCGGTGCTGCTCTGTGAATGCTCAAGTGACCACTTGCTCTGAATTTCAATTCGCTGTTGGTGGTACTACTGATTCTAGTGGAGAGCTGTTCTGTGAAGCGAATTGGTCCTCCGATGTGAGTGAGGCGGCGCGTAATTCGCGGAGAGATCGAGATTTTGGAGAAAAGGAAGGTGGATTCGGATTAGGGTTTGGGATTGGGATTGGGGTTGTTGAATCAATGGGTAACGAATCCGGTTACGGGAGCGAACCTGGTTATAGAGGGGATGCTGAAATCGGTTATGGTGATGAgtttgatgaggaagaagaagactctaaGCCCTTGTTTTGGGGAG ATACAGAATCAAGCAAGGAGATTTGTGATGGCGAGAAAAAGTTCTCTGACAAAAAATCTCACTATAGATGCCGCCGAGGCAGAAGGAATGATTACAACAAAGCTGTTGATTTCATGACTCATGACATTTCTTTACTTCATCTTCAACCTCATAGATTTGATCAAAACAATGGCGCTTCTTCAGGTGAGGGATGTCAAACCAGAGTGAGATGA
- the LOC104760105 gene encoding serine/arginine-rich-splicing factor SR34 isoform X2, whose product MSSRSSRTVYVGNLPGDIREREVEDLFSKYGPVVQIDLKVPPRPPGYAFVEFDDARDAEDAIHGRDGYDFDGHRLRVELAHGGRRSTDDSRGSFNGGGRGGGRGRGDGRGDGGSRGPSRRSEFRVLVTGLPSSASWQDLKDHMRKGGDVCFSQVYRDGRGTTGVVDYTCYEDMKYAVKKLDDTEFRNAFSHGYVRVREYGSRKDSRSPSRGRSYSRSRSRSRSRGRSLSRSRSRSRSRSPKAKSSRRSPAKSTSRSPGPRSKSRSLSPRRSRSRSRSPLPPLSVSQVQKEASKSPSKPSPAKSPINNTRSPSR is encoded by the exons ATGAGCAGCCGTTCGAGTAGAACTGTGTATGTCGGAAACCTTCCTGGAGATATCCGCGAGAGAGAGGTTGAAGATTTGTTCAGTAAG TATGGACCAGTTGTTCAAATTGATTTGAAGGTCCCGCCAAGGCCTCCTGGCTATGCCTTCGTTGAG TTTGATGATGCTCGGGATGCTGAAGATGCTATTCATGGTCGGGATGGCTATGACTTTGATGGCCATCGCTTACGG GTGGAACTAGCTCATGGTGGGAGGCGTTCAACAGATGATTCTCGGGGTAGTTTCAATGGTGGTGGCCGTGGTGGTGGTCGTGGCCGCGGTGATGGCCGTGGTGATGGTGGTAGTCGTGGGCCATCTAGGAGATCAGAGTTTCGTG TTCTGGTGACAGGCTTGCCTTCATCGGCTTCTTGGCAAGATCTCAAG GATCACATGCGCAAAGGAGGGGATGTTTGTTTCTCACAAGTGTACCGTGATGGTAGAG GTACCACTGGAGTTGTGGATTACACCTGCTATGAGGACATGAAGTATGCG GTGAAAAAGCTCGATGACACAGAGTTTCGAAACGCGTTTTCTCATGGATATGTTCGG GTTAGAGAATATGGTTCGAGGAAGGATTCTAGGAGCCCTAGCCGGGGAAGATCCTATTCTAGGAGTCGTAGTCGCAGCCGCAGCCGTGGGCGGAGCTTGAGCCGAAGCAGGAGCAGGAGCAGGAGCAGGAGTCCAAAGGCAAAGTCTTCACGTAGGTCGCCTGCAAAATCTACCTCAAGATCTCCTGGCCCCCGCTCAAAGTCAAGGTCTTTGTCTCCAAGAAG ATCTCGTTCAAGATCAAGATCTCCCCTACCTCCT CTTTCTGTATCGCAGGTTCAGAAGGAAGCAAGCAAAAGCCCCAGCAAGCCAAGCCCTGCCAAGAGCCCTATCAACAACACTAGGAGTCCATCGAG GTAA
- the LOC104760104 gene encoding putative 60S ribosomal protein L22-1 has product MTRGVAVKSSGAGAKKKGVAFVIDCSKPVDDTIMEIATLEKFLQERIKVGGKAGALGNSVSIIREKGKITVNADSNFSKRYLKYLTKKYLQKYNLRDWLRVIASNKDKNVYEVRYFSIDDEPASDEED; this is encoded by the exons ATGACGCGAGGAGTAGCGGTGAAGTCCAGTGGAGCTGGTGCTAAGAAGAAAGGAGTAGCGTTCGTGATTGACTGCTCTAAACCAGTTGATGATACGATCATGGAGATCGCCACGCTTGAGAAGTTTCTTCAGGAACGTATCAAGGTCGGAGGTAAAGCCGGTGCTCTTGGTAACTCCGTTTCCATTATCCGAGAAAAGGGAAAGATCACCGTTAACGCAGATTCCAACTTCTCTAAACG ATACTTGAAGTATCTAACGAAGAAGTATTTGCAAAAGTACAATCTCCGTGATTGGCTCCGTGTGATTGCCTCtaacaaagacaaaaatgtTTATGAGGTACGTTACTTTAGTATTGACGACGAGCCAGCTAGTGACGAAGAGGATTAA